From the genome of Desmodus rotundus isolate HL8 chromosome 2, HLdesRot8A.1, whole genome shotgun sequence, one region includes:
- the AGXT gene encoding alanine--glyoxylate aminotransferase — protein MLRALTSARAALGSRAAGWVRTMASHPLLVPPPEVLLKPMSVPNRLLLGPGPSNLAPRILEAGALQMIGHMHKEMYEIMDEIKQGIQYVFQTKNHLTLATSGSGHSALEAALMNLLEPGESFLVGVNGIWGQRAAEIGERVGARTYPMTKDPGGHYTLQEVEEALAKHKPVVLFLTHGESSSGILQPLEGYGELCHRYQCLFLVDCVASLGGTPIHMDQQGIDILYSGSQKVLNAPPGTALISFSDKAKDKIYSRKTKPYSFYLDIKFLANFWGCDDEPRTYHHTTPVISLYTLRESLALIAEEGLENSWRRHREVTSYLHGRLQELGLQLFVKDPALRLPTVTTVTPPAGYNWRDIVNYLMDHFSIEITGGLGPSLGKVLRIGLLGYNATRENVDRVIEALKEALQHCPRNKL, from the exons ATGCTCCGAGCTCTGACCTCAGCCAGGGCGGCCCTGGGGTCCCGGGCAGCAGGCTGGGTGCGGACCATGGCCTCACACCCGCTGCTGGTGCCCCCCCCGGAGGTCCTGCTGAAGCCCATGTCTGTGCCCAACCGGCTCCTGCTGGGGCCCGGCCCCTCCAACCTGGCTCCGCGCATCCTGGAGGCCGGGGCGCTGCAGATGATCGGCCACATGCACAAGGAGATGTACGAG ATCATGGACGAGATCAAGCAAGGCATCCAGTACGTGTTCCAGACTAAGAACCACCTCACGCTCGCCACCAGTGGCTCAGGGCACTCCGCCCTGGAGGCCGCCCTGATGAACCTCCTGGAGCCCGGGGAATCCTTCCTGGTCGGGGTCAACGGCATCTGGGGCCAGCGGGCCGCCGAAATCGGGGAGCGCGTGG gagcCCGCACCTACCCGATGACCAAGGACCCCGGAGGCCACTACACGctgcaggaggtggaggag GCCCTGGCCAAGCACAAGCCGGTGGTGCTGTTTCTGACCCACGGTGAGTCATCCAGCGGCATACTGCAGCCTCTCGAGGGCTACGGGGAGCTGTGCCACAG gtaccaGTGTCTGTTCCTGGTGGACTGTGTGGCCTCCCTGGGCGGGACCCCCATCCACATGGACCAGCAAG GCATCGACATCTTGTACTCCGGCTCCCAGAAGGTCCTGAACGCCCCTCCAGGCACGGCACTCATCTCCTTCAGTGACAAGGCCAA agATAAGATCTACTCCCGGAAGACGAAGCCCTACTCCTTCTACCTGGACATCAAGTTTCTCGCCAACTTCTGGGGCTGTGATGACGAGCCCAGGAC ATACCACCACACCACCCCCGTTATCAGCTTGTACACCCTGAGAGAGAGCCTGGCGCTCATCGCGGAGGAG GGCCTGGAGAACAGCTGGCGCCGGCACCGGGAGGTCACCTCCTACCTGCATGGGCGCCTGCAGGAGTTGGGCCTGCAGCTCTTCGTGAAGGATCCC GCGCTGCGGCTGCCCACCGTCACCACCGTGACCCCGCCCGCCGGCTACAACTGGAGAGACATCGTCAACTACCTCATGGACCACTTCTCCATCGAGATCACCGGTGGCCTCGGGCCCTCCTTGGGGAAG GTGCTGCGCATCGGGCTCCTGGGCTACAACGCCACCCGGGAGAACGTGGACCGCGTAATCGAGGCCCTGAAGGAAGCACTGCAGCACTGCCCGCGGAACAAGCTGTGA